In one Nicotiana sylvestris chromosome 8, ASM39365v2, whole genome shotgun sequence genomic region, the following are encoded:
- the LOC104247156 gene encoding E3 ubiquitin-protein ligase ATL23-like, with amino-acid sequence MVFLFFFYLYVVSRTTSGDHPSRPVKSARKGGLSDVQLEKLPKFTGKDLSSGTDCAICLDLIENEELARLVPGCNHGFHLVCLDLWLSKQPFCPVCRHKLQPELFTHDESNSVSVLVEDSRIIEVHTS; translated from the coding sequence AtggttttcctcttcttcttctacctctACGTAGTTTCAAGAACAACTAGTGGTGACCACCCTTCTCGGCCTGTGAAATCCGCCCGAAAAGGAGGACTTTCTGATGTGCAGCTTGAAAAACTCCCTAAATTCACTGGAAAAGATTTGAGTTCTGGCACTGATTGTGCAATTTGCTTGGATTTGATTGAAAATGAAGAACTTGCTAGGTTGGTTCCTGGTTGCAACCATGGATTCCACCTCGTATGCCTTGATCTTTGGCTGTCCAAGCAGCCATTTTGTCCTGTTTGTAGACACAAGCTTCAGCCTGAGTTGTTCACTCATGATGAAAGTAATTCCGTATCTGTGCTGGTGGAAGATAGTAGAATAATTGAGGTGCACACTAGCTGA